Below is a window of Mucilaginibacter sp. PAMC 26640 DNA.
CGGCATCTTTTAAGGCAAAGGCATGCGGGTCGCCAATTTGCGGGTGCGCATTACGGTACTGGGTAGCATAATCAAAAATGAGCAGCTTGCCTACCAGCGCGGTGGTGATATTGGCAAAACGTTCCTGCTTTACCAAAATATCCGGGTAAACGCCGCTGCCATCATAAACCGAGCGGCCGTTTTTGGTTTTGTACTCGTGCAGCAGCGAATCTGCAAATTTGATCACGCTGCCATCGTCTTTACGATGGGCGTAATCCAGTTCCTGCACGCAGCGGCCCGAGGGCACAAAGTATTTGGCAATGGTAATTTTTACGAGGCTGTTATAGGGCAGCGGGAAAGTTTGCTGCACCAGGCCCTTACCGTAACTGCGCTGACCAATGATAATGGCCCTGTCGAGATCTTGCAAAGCTCCTGCAACAATTTCCGACGCGGAAGCCGAGCGACTATTCACCAGCACTACCAGCGGCAGGTTGGGCTCCATAGGCGTAGCCACGGTGTTGTACGTAAAATTCTTTTCTTTGATCTTACCCTTTTGCGATACGATGGTGACATCCTTGGGCACAAAAAGGTTTACTATTTTAACGGCTTCCTGCAAAATGCCGCCGCCGTTGGAGCGCAGATCCAGGATGATCCCGTTGGGATTGTTCTTTTTAATGGCTACCAGGGCGCTGGTTACCTCGTCGGCAGAGTTCTCCAGGAATTTATTGAGCTTGATATAGCCCATGTTGCCATCCACCATGCCCGAGTAAACCACATTGGGCTGCTTGATCTCATCGCGCATCAGGTTTTTTTCAACCGGCGCTTCGTTATCGCGCTTTAACTGGAGCTTGATGGTTGCGCCTTTACTGCCCTTAAGCAATTGGCTCACCTGGTCGTTATTTTTGCCGCCCAGGTCGATGTCGTTGATCTTCACCAATTGGTCGCCAGGGCGGATATCTGCCTTTTGAGCGGGGAAGCCGGTGTATATATCAGAGATAAAGACCTTTTTATCGCGCACAAAAATGCTGGCGCCGATGCCCCCGTACTGGGTGCTTACATAATGCAGCTTGTACTCTTCAATTTCAGATTCGGGCACAAACTCGGTGTAGGGGTCCAGCCCATCCAGCATGGCATCCACACCGGTCTTTACCAGTTTTGCGGAGTTGATATCATCCACATAGTTGATGTTGACCTCTTTATATACCGAGACAAAAACATCCAGGTTTTTACTGATCTGGAAAAGATCGTCGGTAAAGCCAAATGTTACTACGGCCAATGCAAATGCGCCTGCAATAATTGCCGGTTTTTTGTAACTATTCTTAGTGCCTTTTTCCATGATCGTTCTAAATGCCTTTGTGCCTCACCTAAATCCTATCCAAAGGAGAGAACGTTAATCGTCCCGGTTAATTTTCAGCCCTTCTCCTTTGGACAAGGCTCCTTTGTAATTAACTGATTTTAAAGGCGGTTATTATCGATGTTCGCCAAAGCTTTTTTGAGGGTGAACACTATATAGTTCCGGTCGCGGTTTACCAGTTCCATCATACGGGTAATCAGGCTGTCCTCCTGCCCTTCGGTATATTGTAACTGCTCGTCGGTAAGGCTGTTATACTTGCGCTGAACCTTTATCTTAATGCGTTCCCACTCTTTATTGCTGATGCTGATCTCTGCCATAAAACAATTTATTTTAGCAAAAATATAAAAAATACAGTGGGGCATGCGTTAATTATGCAGCTTACGGTTAAACTTTTAGCATTAAGCGGCATCAAACCGATTATTAACTAAACTACAAATCCATGAAAAAGTGTTTATTGAGCATAGCTATTATGATCGTGGCGGCAGTAAGCGCCAAAGCGCAGTTCTCGTTAGGAGCAAAAGCGGGCGTAAATTTTTCTAAAGTAAATACCGACAACCTGAAAGAATCGAGTATTGCAGGCTACCAGGTAGGTGCCTGGGCACGCATAGGCACCGGTTTTTACCTGCAGCCAGAAGTTTACCTCAGCAGCAGCGGCGGTAAGTTTGAAAGCAGCAGCAATGGCACCGACTACAACGGCAAAGTACGGTTCACCAATTTGAACGTGCCTTTATTATTGGGCAAATCGTTTGGTGGCGATAACTTGAACATACACTTTAATGCCGGGCCTATTTATACGTATATACTGGATAAGAATACCAGCTTCTCCAACAATCTCAGCACCGCCTATAAAGATTTCGGCGAT
It encodes the following:
- a CDS encoding peptidase S41: MEKGTKNSYKKPAIIAGAFALAVVTFGFTDDLFQISKNLDVFVSVYKEVNINYVDDINSAKLVKTGVDAMLDGLDPYTEFVPESEIEEYKLHYVSTQYGGIGASIFVRDKKVFISDIYTGFPAQKADIRPGDQLVKINDIDLGGKNNDQVSQLLKGSKGATIKLQLKRDNEAPVEKNLMRDEIKQPNVVYSGMVDGNMGYIKLNKFLENSADEVTSALVAIKKNNPNGIILDLRSNGGGILQEAVKIVNLFVPKDVTIVSQKGKIKEKNFTYNTVATPMEPNLPLVVLVNSRSASASEIVAGALQDLDRAIIIGQRSYGKGLVQQTFPLPYNSLVKITIAKYFVPSGRCVQELDYAHRKDDGSVIKFADSLLHEYKTKNGRSVYDGSGVYPDILVKQERFANITTALVGKLLIFDYATQYRNAHPQIGDPHAFALKDAEYADFTKYLSNKNYTYSTASEKILTQLKTEATKEKQFPEIQAEYDVLKAKMAASKKNDLQIHKDEIKQVLENEIASRYYYEKGRYETNFKYDKELAQAVKTMQDKTQLASILKGEGSFKVIGKPVLAMAGKKEDKDQED